Proteins from one Triticum aestivum cultivar Chinese Spring chromosome 7A, IWGSC CS RefSeq v2.1, whole genome shotgun sequence genomic window:
- the LOC123148940 gene encoding Holliday junction resolvase MOC1, chloroplastic has product MMEEDPLIPLVHVWNNAAFDGSNSASSNAWHAHATPVRRGEKENRRPAETDDADADAEIARIEAEILRLSSRLHHLRVSRGHDANAKSTGTRPRAKGLGLAPLDDDLLAAAADPDNLLPLPEKQQPPPPAQKPRPAAKQQFPASRGGRGLSIGPLDIAAANPAKAPAARQQQQQQGAAPASRILKPIKEPPVQRRRGVSLGPMEIQHGISGGTKPVAAAGAARVKPFPGKLNAIREEGQASRQQPAVPAKLWPSSNARQPLDSSKQGTAASRAKARSSSMSPRARRQSIARATNSTRGGVAAFGAAKVVADEPTPKAAMNQSSTASTCRRPAGSSKVRVVPSRYSLMPGASLGAASQERRRKESLPGSTGGAGQKEEEIKAMPTEPVDDDLSPESLDKVAELLPRIRTMPPPDETPRDSGCAKRAADLVGKRSFFAAAAAGDCSAISSYQARVLEAEAPEEAAAAAEALGDEAASAGEALGDEAAA; this is encoded by the coding sequence atgatggAGGAGGACCCGCTGATCCCGCTGGTGCACGTGTGGAACAACGCCGCCTTCGACGGCTCCAACTCCGCCTCCTCCAACGCCTGGCACGCGCACGCCACGCCCGTGCGCAGGGGCGAGAAGGAGAACCGCCGCCCCGCTGAgaccgacgacgccgacgccgacgccgagatcgCGCGCATCGAGGCCGAGATCCTGCGCCTCTCCtcccgcctccaccacctccgcgtcTCCAGGGGCCACGACGCCAACGCCAAGTCCACCGGGACGCGGCCGCGGGCGAAGGGGCTCGGCCTCGCCCCCCTCGACGacgacctcctcgccgccgccgcggaccCCGACAACCTGCTCCCTCTCCCGGAGAAGCAGCAGCCCCCGCCCCCCGCGCAGAAGCCCAGGCCCGCCGCCAAGCAGCAGTTCCCGGCGTCGCGGGGCGGCAGGGGGCTCAGCATCGGCCCGCTCGACATCGCCGCCGCGAACCCCGCCAAGGCCCCCGCCGcgcgtcagcagcagcagcagcagggcgcTGCCCCCGCAAGCCGCATCCTGAAGCCGATCAAGGAGCCGCCCGTGCAGCGCCGCAGGGGCGTCAGCCTCGGCCCGATGGAGATCCAGCACGGCATCAGCGGCGGCACCAAGCCCGTGGCCGCGGCGGGCGCGGCGCGGGTCAAGCCGTTCCCCGGCAAGCTGAACGCCATCCGCGAAGAAGGGCAGGCTTCCAGGCAGCAGCCCGCGGTCCCCGCTAAGCTCTGGCCGTCGAGCAACGCCAGGCAGCCGCTCGACAGCAGCAAGCAAGGCACGGCGGCGAGCAGGGCCAAGGCGAGGAGCTCCAGCATGAGCCCCAGGGCGAGGAGGCAGTCCATCGCCAGGGCCACGAACAGCACGAGGGGAGGCGTCGCCGCGTTCGGGGCCGCCAAGGTGGTGGCCGACGAGCCCACGCCCAAAGCTGCCATGAACCAGAGCAGCACTGCGTCCACCTGCAGGAGGCCGGCAGGGAGCTCCAAGGTCCGGGTCGTCCCGAGCCGCTACAGCCTCATGCCCGGCGCGTCCCTGGGAGCTGCATCACAGGAGAGGCGCCGCAAGGAGTCTCTCCCGGGATCGACAGGGGGCGCAGGCCAGAAGGAGGAGGAGATCAAAGCGATGCCCACTGAGCCTGTCGACGATGACCTCTCTCCTGAATCACTGGACAAGGTTGCTGAACTGCTCCCGAGGATCAGGACCATGCCGCCTCCCGACGAGACTCCCCGCGACTCGGGGTGCGCGAAGCGGGCCGCCGATCTGGTCGGGAAGCGATCCTTCTTCGCGGCGGCCGCAGCCGGCGATTGCAGTGCCATTTCCTCCTACCAGGCGCGGGTCCTCGAAGCTGAAGCACCggaggaggcagcagcagcagcagaggcctTGGGCGATGAGGCAGCCTCAGCAGGAGAGGCCTTGGGCGATGAGGCAGCAGCATGA